A DNA window from Tachysurus fulvidraco isolate hzauxx_2018 chromosome 4, HZAU_PFXX_2.0, whole genome shotgun sequence contains the following coding sequences:
- the LOC113655399 gene encoding p53 apoptosis effector related to PMP-22: protein MFRCGIAYPRCRWILPLLLLFAIIFDIIAIAAQSGWVEDEDAKSHYASMWDQCRGRNEVWSCKSLMEFSWAQAVAALMIIGLIILIVAFIISCVALCCTLNIPLMPPIALLLIIVAILQIIALIIYPVKFNEQIFEGKYNYTWAYGFGWGATIIVIGCTVLFCCLPRYEDYLTGSAKTKYIYTSA, encoded by the exons ATGTTTCGTTGTGGCATCGCGTATCCCCGCTGCAGGTGGATTCTGCCTCTTCTCCTGCTTTTCGCCATCATTTTTGATATAATCGCCATCGCGGCTCAGTCCGGATGGGTGGAGGACGAAGACGCTAAGTCGCATTATGCCAGTATGTGGGATCAGTGCCGAGGACGCAATGAGGTCTGGAGTTGCAAGTCTCTTATGGAGTTCT caTGGGCTCAGGCTGTCGCTGCACTGATGATCATCggcctcatcatcctcatcgtAGCCTTTATCATCTCCTGTGTGGCGCTCTGCTGTACCCTTAATATTCCGCTCATGCCACCAATTGCATTGCTCCTCATTATTGTCG CAATACTCCAGATCATCGCTCTGATAATTTACCCAGTGAAATTCAACGAACAAATCTTTGAAGGCAAATATAACTACACTTGGGCGTATGGTTTTGGCTGGGGAGCCACCATCATTGTAATTGGCTGCACAGTCCTGTTCTGCTGCCTGCCCCGCTATGAAGACTATCTCACTGGCTCAGCAAAGACCAAGTACATCTACACATCAGCCTAG
- the tnfaip3 gene encoding tumor necrosis factor alpha-induced protein 3: MSQGQNFLPKFLFVSNLLKAMKIRERVPHDVVKPSASGGLLHHLRGMHRYTLEMIRMSQFPQAFREIIQSAILDRAMQTSLEQEKRLNWCYEVKKLVPLRTNGDGNCLLHAASQYMLGVQDTDLVLRKTLYAVLKETDTSNFRARFQTELLHSQEFTQTGLRYSTKNWEEEWEKIVDMASPVTSSNGLQFDSLEDIHIFVLSNILRRPIIVIADQVLRSMKSGSSFSPLNVGGIYLPLHWPPGECYKYPIVLGYDSQHFAPLITIKDSGPEFRALPLINSGRGGFEELRIHFLTEKEQQQKERLLNEYLMLMEIPVIGVGYEPTKIIRAARLDEGNLPEDMNLMEDYMQLVNHEYKRWQEDKDALWAPTSQQAPPPFSVSQLSLIEIRCATPRCTFYVSVDTQPHCHQCFEKRRASGKHEAVASRPNRTNHVNGPSEPTIPSPRSAPPTAPSLSLYSETHAMKCKTPDCLFTLSVEHDGLCERCFNARQAGNGQPQGPAHGWGHAQWGPGTRDREKNREKDAEQCSACRQEASRTFNGLCPPCMQRSAVDQQQEPRMDMPAWVPSREPERPGTTGHTWHTQTARQCKRSGCQFFGTAEKLGFCTICYVDYQTNHQGAPAVVQPRNTSEAGFQNVRCRGQGCGAMGKAMLEGYCNKCYVKEQSTRFNEAASRGSTSPPVLRAPKSRPMATLSQTHCRRSGCKNVSPGCTDLCPDCMNRGGQREGRRAHAPKEKSKQRCRTQGCDHYANQEKQGYCNECDHFKQIYRG; the protein is encoded by the exons ATGTCACAGGGCCAAAACTTCCTGCCCAAGTTCCTGTTTGTGAGTAACCTCCTGAAGGCCATGAAGATCCGTGAGCGAGTTCCTCATGATGTCGTAAAACCATCAGCTAGTGGTGGTCTGCTTCACCATCTTCGTGGAATGCACCGCTACACGCTGGAAATGATCCGGATGAGCCAGTTCCCGCAGGCCTTCCGTGAGATCATCCAGTCGGCCATCTTGGACCGGGCTATGCAGACCTCACTGGAGCAGGAGAAGAGGCTCAACTGGTGCTATGAAGTCAAGAAGCTGGTGCCACTCCGAACAAATG GTGATGGAAATTGCCTGCTTCATGCAGCTTCACAGTACATGCTGGGTGTGCAGGACACAGACCTGGTCCTGCGGAAAACCCTTTACGCCGTGCTCAAAGAGACAGACACGAGCAATTTCAGGGCACGCTTTCAAACAGAGCTGCTACACTCCCAGGAGTTCACCCAGACCGGCCTGCGCTACAGCACCAAG aacTGGGAAGAGGAATGGGAGAAGATAGTTGATATGGCATCTCCTGTGACCAGCAGCAACGGCCTACAGTTTGACTCCCTGGAAGACATCCACATCTTTGTGCTGTCAAATATCCTGCGCAGGCCAATTATTGTAATTGCAG ATCAAGTGCTGAGAAGTAtgaagtctggttcctctttttcccccctcaatGTAGGAGGCATTTACTTGCCTCTTCACTGGCCTCCAGGAGAGTGCTACAAATATCCCATAGTGCTCGGCTATGACTCGCAACACTTTGCACCCTTAATCACAATCAAAGACAGTGGCCCAG AATTTCGAGCCCTACCGTTGATTAATTCAGGAAGGGGAGGCTTTGAGGAACTGCGCATTCACTTCTTGACAGAAAAGGAGCAGCAACAAAAAGAGCGGCTGTTAAATGAATATCTGATGCTCATGGAGATCCCAGTCATAGGCGTGGGTTATGAACCCACAAAGATTATCAGGGCAGCCCG CCTTGATGAGGGCAATCTGCCTGAAGACATGAACCTGATGGAAGACTACATGCAGCTGGTGAATCATGAGTACAAGCGGTGGCAGGAGGACAAAGATGCACTGTGGGCACCCACATCGCAGCAGGCACCACCACCCTTCTCTGTCTCACAGTTGTCACTGATAGAGATTCGCTGTGCCACACCACGCTGCACCTTCTACGTCTCGGTGGACACACAGCCGCACTGCCACCAGTGCTTTGAAAAGCGGCGTGCCAGCGGTAAGCACGAGGCTGTCGCCAGCCGTCCCAATCGGACCAACCACGTCAACGGACCATCCGAGCCAACGATCCCGAGCCCTCGCTCAGCACCACCGACTGCACCCAGCCTGAGCCTGTACAGTGAGACACATGCCATGAAGTGCAAGACACCTGACTGTCTGTTCACGCTCAGTGTAGAGCATGATGGCTTGTGCGAACGCTGCTTCAATGCCCGTCAGGCAGGTAACGGGCAGCCCCAAGGCCCTGCCCATGGCTGGGGACACGCTCAGTGGGGCCCAGGCACCAGAGATCgggaaaaaaatagagaaaaagatGCAGAGCAATGTAGTGCATGTCGGCAGGAAGCCTCTCGGACATTCAATGGCCTTTGTCCACCCTGCATGCAGAGAAGTGCTGTTGACCAGCAGCAGGAGCCCAGAATGGACATGCCAGCATGGGTGCCATCCAGAGAGCCAGAGCGTCCTGGTACCACTGGGCACACatggcacacacagacagcgcGCCAGTGCAAACGCTCAGGCTGCCAATTCTTTGGCACTGCCGAGAAGTTAGGATTCTGTACCATTTGTTATGTGGACTATCAGACCAATCACC AGGGAGCTCCAGCAGTGGTGCAGCCCAGAAATACATCAGAGGCAGGTTTTCAGAACGTACGGTGTCGTGGGCAGGGCTGTGGCGCTATGGGCAAAGCCATGCTCGAGGGCTACTGCAACAAGTGCTACGTGAAGGAGCAGAGCACCAGATTTAATGAAGCTGCTAGCAGAGGCTCCACTTCTCCTCCAGTCTTG CGAGCGCCCAAATCACGTCCAATGGCGACACTCAGCCAGACCCACTGCAGACGCAGCGGCTGTAAGAATGTATCACCTGGCTGCACGGACTTGTGCCCGGACTGCATGAATCGTGGAGGGCAGCGTGAGGGTCGTCGTGCCCACGCGCCAAAAGAGAAGAGCAAGCAGCGTTGCAGGACACAAGGCTGTGATCATTATGCCAACCAGGAAAAACAAGGCTACTGCAATGAGTGTGACCACTTCAAGCAGATATACCGGGGCTGA